A part of Gemmatimonas groenlandica genomic DNA contains:
- the mnmA gene encoding tRNA 2-thiouridine(34) synthase MnmA, translating into MSSASVHGVLPQKGERVLVAMSGGVDSSVAAAVLVEAGCDVVGVTMKLHEDGKDIPDRPCCSLDSTSDARRVCEKLGIPHYVTNLVDRFGHDVLDDFVQEYARGRTPIPCVRCNTFTKFRDLLHKADDIDAPWLATGHYARMGSRAHGADARVMLRGLDPAKDQSYFLWGIERAVLSRLVLPVGNQTKAETREIARRFGLRTAEKPESQDICFVPDGNHVRVLEEQLGADAPALSAGPLRLVSGEVIGEHQGFARYTIGQRKGLPGGFAEPMFVVEIVPGERAVVIGPREALLGRGLEARELNWLVEPPVVGGQVQVQVRNRAAAAPATIVRLSGDAIELALDEPVHAISPGQSLVIYDGDIVVGGGVIERGMRTAPSRRLPILAA; encoded by the coding sequence ATGTCGAGCGCATCGGTGCACGGCGTATTGCCGCAGAAGGGTGAGCGCGTCCTCGTCGCGATGAGTGGCGGCGTGGATTCGTCGGTGGCGGCGGCCGTACTCGTGGAAGCGGGATGCGACGTGGTCGGCGTGACGATGAAGCTGCACGAGGACGGCAAGGATATTCCCGACCGTCCCTGCTGCTCACTGGACAGCACCAGCGATGCGCGACGCGTGTGCGAGAAGCTCGGCATCCCGCACTACGTGACCAACCTGGTGGATCGCTTCGGACACGATGTCCTCGATGACTTCGTGCAGGAGTATGCACGGGGCCGTACGCCGATCCCCTGCGTGCGCTGCAACACGTTCACGAAGTTTCGCGACCTGCTGCACAAGGCCGACGACATCGACGCCCCGTGGCTCGCGACCGGTCACTACGCGCGCATGGGCTCACGTGCGCATGGCGCCGATGCGCGCGTGATGTTGCGAGGGCTCGATCCGGCCAAGGATCAGAGCTACTTCTTGTGGGGCATCGAGCGCGCGGTGCTGTCGCGCCTCGTGTTGCCGGTGGGCAATCAAACCAAGGCGGAAACGCGCGAGATCGCGCGACGCTTCGGATTGCGCACGGCCGAGAAGCCGGAGAGTCAGGATATCTGCTTCGTGCCTGACGGCAATCATGTGCGCGTGCTCGAGGAACAGCTTGGCGCCGACGCCCCTGCCCTCTCGGCTGGCCCGTTGCGTTTGGTGAGCGGCGAAGTGATCGGCGAGCACCAGGGGTTTGCGCGCTACACGATCGGCCAGCGAAAGGGGCTGCCGGGTGGATTCGCGGAACCGATGTTCGTAGTGGAGATCGTACCCGGTGAACGCGCGGTGGTGATCGGTCCACGCGAGGCATTGCTTGGCCGCGGACTCGAGGCGCGTGAGCTCAACTGGTTGGTCGAGCCGCCGGTGGTCGGTGGGCAGGTCCAGGTGCAAGTGCGTAACCGCGCGGCCGCCGCGCCGGCTACGATCGTGCGATTGTCGGGCGACGCCATTGAACTCGCGCTCGACGAACCGGTGCACGCGATCTCGCCGGGCCAGTCACTGGTGATTTACGACGGCGACATCGTAGTCGGCGGCGGCGTGATTGAACGCGGAATGCGTACGGCGCCGAGTCGACGACTGCCGATTCTGGCGGCGTAG
- a CDS encoding GTP-binding protein — translation MSMINYASREINCKIVFYGPGLGGKTTNLEYVYGKVSPNTRGKLISLATETERTLFFDFLPVDLGTIRGFRTRFHLYTVPGQVYYNASRKLILKGVDGVVFVADSQVERAEANLESMQNLYDNMAAYGYDLTRMPFVIQYNKRDLPNAAPLAELQSMLNPGWEVTDPTRMRAVADPFKPGELLVSQLPTGEWVERVPTFEAVAVTGDGVFDTLKAVSKLVLKTLA, via the coding sequence ATGTCGATGATCAACTATGCGTCCCGAGAGATCAACTGCAAGATCGTGTTCTACGGTCCGGGGCTCGGTGGCAAGACGACCAATCTCGAGTACGTGTACGGCAAGGTGTCACCCAACACCCGCGGAAAACTGATCTCGCTGGCCACGGAAACAGAACGCACCCTGTTTTTCGATTTCCTGCCGGTCGATCTGGGCACGATCCGCGGCTTCCGGACGCGATTCCATTTGTACACCGTGCCCGGTCAGGTCTACTACAATGCCAGTCGCAAGCTCATCTTGAAGGGCGTCGATGGTGTGGTGTTCGTGGCCGACTCACAGGTGGAGCGCGCCGAGGCCAACCTCGAGTCCATGCAGAACCTGTATGACAACATGGCGGCGTATGGCTACGACCTCACGCGTATGCCGTTTGTCATTCAGTACAACAAGCGTGATCTGCCCAATGCGGCCCCGCTCGCGGAGCTGCAGTCCATGCTCAATCCCGGCTGGGAAGTGACCGACCCGACTCGCATGCGGGCGGTAGCGGATCCCTTCAAGCCGGGCGAGCTTCTGGTCAGTCAGTTGCCGACCGGGGAATGGGTGGAGCGCGTCCCGACGTTCGAAGCCGTAGCCGTGACGGGCGACGGCGTGTTCGACACCCTGAAAGCCGTTTCCAAGCTGGTGCTCAAAACGCTCGCATAG
- a CDS encoding PEP-CTERM sorting domain-containing protein, producing the protein MTNFAQPAVYMCGSTVTGTLAQLSSLSFDYLGTNPVNTSPTIRLIFDAQYLGLTRTFNLGWYANSGAPNWTNSGDLTAVGSSPAGNTGFFLRLTGSGGGQLLRDCSTSGLSAGFDDRRQSLADWLGACNGAGGALNFSQATVKAVQVDQGRWPDFTGTNVNYVDNVTVGYGRTSNTINFESTVVPEPSTYALMAAGLAGLFAVQRRRRRSV; encoded by the coding sequence ATGACCAATTTCGCGCAGCCGGCGGTGTATATGTGCGGCTCGACGGTCACGGGAACCCTGGCGCAGTTATCCTCGCTGAGCTTCGATTACCTTGGCACCAATCCGGTCAACACCAGCCCGACGATCCGGTTGATTTTTGACGCGCAGTATCTTGGTCTGACGCGGACCTTCAATCTCGGCTGGTATGCCAACAGCGGCGCACCTAACTGGACCAACAGCGGAGATCTGACGGCGGTCGGTTCGTCGCCGGCCGGTAACACCGGCTTCTTTCTCCGTCTGACCGGTTCCGGCGGCGGTCAGCTGCTCCGCGACTGCAGCACCTCTGGCCTTAGCGCCGGCTTTGACGATCGTCGGCAGTCGCTGGCTGATTGGTTGGGCGCCTGCAACGGTGCAGGCGGTGCTCTCAACTTCTCGCAGGCCACAGTCAAGGCCGTCCAGGTCGACCAGGGTCGCTGGCCCGACTTTACCGGAACTAACGTGAACTACGTGGACAACGTCACCGTCGGCTATGGACGGACGTCGAACACGATCAATTTCGAATCCACGGTCGTCCCCGAGCCGTCCACCTACGCGCTCATGGCCGCCGGCCTTGCCGGTCTCTTCGCCGTGCAGCGTCGTCGCCGCCGCTCGGTCTGA
- a CDS encoding nucleotide exchange factor GrpE, with amino-acid sequence MSDAPVDNMDPMETRETATVQPPLEDGDDLQQAQRELESQKDKYLRLAAEYDNFRRRAVKERQEAGWRAQGELVRGLLDGLDDITRFAAVDPATVDAKSVIDGMQLVEKKLFKSLSGHGFEVINPTGHPFDPAMHEAVSTAPASQPEEDGIVAVCFQVGYVINGHVLRPARVVVKQWTGA; translated from the coding sequence ATGTCTGACGCTCCGGTGGACAACATGGATCCGATGGAAACGCGGGAAACCGCTACCGTGCAGCCACCGCTCGAAGACGGTGACGACCTGCAGCAGGCGCAGCGCGAACTCGAATCGCAGAAGGACAAGTATCTGCGACTCGCCGCCGAGTACGACAATTTCCGCCGTCGTGCCGTGAAGGAACGGCAGGAAGCGGGCTGGCGCGCCCAGGGAGAACTCGTGCGCGGCCTGCTCGATGGCCTCGACGACATCACCCGCTTCGCCGCCGTCGATCCCGCCACGGTCGACGCGAAGTCGGTGATTGACGGCATGCAGCTGGTCGAGAAAAAACTCTTCAAGTCGCTCTCCGGACACGGCTTCGAGGTCATCAACCCGACCGGCCATCCCTTCGATCCGGCGATGCATGAAGCGGTCAGTACCGCCCCCGCGTCGCAGCCCGAGGAAGACGGCATCGTCGCCGTCTGCTTTCAGGTCGGCTACGTCATCAATGGCCACGTGCTCCGTCCGGCGCGCGTGGTGGTGAAGCAGTGGACCGGCGCCTGA
- a CDS encoding DnaJ C-terminal domain-containing protein translates to MANAKDFYQVLGVSSTATADEIKKQYRRLAKQHHPDANQNDPKAAERFKEISEAHNVLGDADKRKEYDDMRRLGAFGGMSGFGGARSSSRPGASGTARPGQPGAGTFNDFDVGGIGGLGDLFSSMFGGAAGAGRQRARGPERGQSVEQTVEVPFRVAAVGGKVPVDIEVNEECATCHGNGAAPGAQLRPCGECSGRGVISFGQGSFAVNRPCPVCSGRGSVPTERCPTCRGTGDTRVSRKVLISVPSGAETGAKVRLRGQGGKGAAGGQAGDLVITFTVTPDRFYKRDGLDLIATVPINIAQATLGSRISVKTLDDKKVAIRIPAGTSAGKRFKITGQGIEKDGKKGDLLVEVTITVPESLTEAQEKAMREFAEAGGMKF, encoded by the coding sequence ATGGCCAACGCGAAGGACTTCTACCAAGTACTCGGGGTCTCGTCGACGGCAACCGCCGACGAGATCAAAAAGCAGTACCGGCGACTGGCGAAGCAGCATCATCCCGACGCCAATCAGAACGATCCCAAGGCGGCTGAACGCTTCAAGGAAATCTCCGAGGCGCACAACGTGCTCGGTGATGCGGACAAGCGGAAGGAATACGACGACATGCGGCGCCTCGGAGCCTTCGGCGGGATGAGCGGCTTCGGTGGCGCGCGTTCGTCGTCGCGTCCCGGCGCGTCGGGCACCGCGCGTCCCGGGCAACCCGGCGCGGGCACCTTCAATGACTTCGATGTCGGTGGCATCGGCGGACTCGGCGATCTGTTCTCGTCGATGTTCGGCGGTGCGGCCGGTGCAGGGCGTCAGCGCGCGCGCGGTCCCGAACGCGGTCAGTCGGTCGAGCAGACGGTCGAAGTGCCGTTCCGCGTGGCCGCCGTCGGCGGCAAAGTGCCCGTCGACATCGAAGTCAACGAGGAGTGCGCCACCTGCCATGGCAACGGCGCAGCGCCGGGCGCACAGCTGCGTCCGTGCGGCGAATGCAGCGGCCGCGGCGTGATCTCTTTCGGACAGGGCAGCTTTGCGGTGAATCGTCCGTGTCCGGTGTGCTCGGGTCGTGGCAGTGTGCCGACGGAACGTTGTCCGACCTGTCGTGGTACCGGAGACACGCGCGTCTCGCGCAAAGTGCTCATCTCCGTGCCGTCTGGTGCGGAAACGGGCGCCAAGGTCCGCCTGCGCGGGCAGGGTGGCAAAGGCGCCGCTGGCGGTCAGGCGGGCGATCTCGTGATCACCTTCACGGTGACACCCGATCGCTTCTACAAGCGCGATGGACTCGATCTGATCGCGACCGTGCCGATCAACATCGCGCAGGCCACGCTCGGCTCGCGCATCAGCGTGAAGACGCTCGACGACAAGAAGGTCGCCATTCGCATTCCGGCCGGCACCTCGGCAGGCAAGCGCTTCAAGATCACCGGACAAGGCATCGAGAAGGACGGCAAGAAGGGTGACCTGCTGGTCGAAGTCACCATCACCGTTCCAGAGTCCTTGACCGAAGCACAGGAGAAGGCGATGCGCGAGTTCGCGGAAGCTGGTGGGATGAAGTTCTGA
- a CDS encoding competence/damage-inducible protein A yields the protein MNIEIVTIGDELLLGFTIDTNAAHLARELAALGVRIVRRATCGDDADSIATAVREALERTGAVITTGGLGPTADDMTKPAIASIFGRGMVLDAAILQSLEERWLKRFGHELPASNRQQAMVPEACTILPNRHGSAPGIWLEDAQQRWVAMLPGVPREMRGMLADTVIPHLRDRLPAGGPVIRARTLRTANIAESALADKLGKLARGVNGLSLAYLPGNDGVDLRLTSYTQPARETEATLTGAAQLVREKVGRFIYGEGDDDLAALMLTECATRGLTLAVAESCTGGMLGMRLTAVPGSSRVVQGGTIAYANAVKVRELGVAQGDLDEHGAVSEPVARAMATGARLRFGTNIGIGITGIAGPDGGTPEKPVGTVWVAIDLDGEVRAVRAILPGDRSEIRYRAAQLALDRLRRAFERDQDPVGWTARG from the coding sequence ATGAACATCGAAATCGTCACGATCGGCGACGAGCTCCTGCTCGGCTTCACGATCGACACGAACGCCGCGCATCTCGCGCGCGAATTGGCGGCCCTCGGCGTGCGCATCGTACGCCGCGCCACCTGCGGCGATGATGCCGATTCCATCGCCACCGCCGTGCGGGAGGCCCTCGAGCGCACCGGCGCGGTCATCACCACTGGCGGCCTCGGCCCCACCGCCGACGATATGACCAAACCGGCCATCGCCTCGATCTTCGGGCGCGGCATGGTCCTGGACGCCGCGATTCTCCAAAGCCTCGAAGAGCGGTGGCTCAAGCGCTTCGGCCATGAACTCCCGGCCAGCAACCGCCAACAGGCCATGGTGCCGGAGGCCTGCACGATTTTGCCCAATCGCCATGGCTCCGCCCCCGGCATCTGGCTGGAGGACGCGCAGCAGCGCTGGGTCGCCATGCTCCCGGGCGTGCCTCGCGAAATGCGCGGGATGTTGGCCGATACGGTGATTCCGCATCTGCGCGACCGGCTGCCCGCCGGTGGCCCGGTGATTCGCGCGCGCACGCTGCGCACCGCGAACATCGCCGAGTCGGCGCTCGCCGATAAGCTCGGTAAGCTGGCCCGCGGGGTGAACGGACTCTCCTTGGCCTACCTCCCCGGCAACGACGGGGTCGATCTGCGACTCACGTCGTACACGCAGCCGGCCCGTGAAACCGAGGCGACGCTCACCGGGGCCGCGCAGCTCGTGCGCGAGAAAGTCGGCCGCTTCATCTACGGCGAAGGCGACGATGATCTGGCCGCGCTCATGCTCACTGAATGCGCGACACGCGGCCTCACGCTCGCCGTGGCCGAAAGCTGCACCGGCGGTATGCTGGGCATGCGCCTGACCGCCGTGCCGGGCTCCAGCCGGGTCGTGCAGGGCGGAACGATCGCGTATGCGAATGCGGTCAAGGTCCGTGAGCTCGGGGTCGCACAGGGCGATCTGGACGAGCACGGCGCCGTCAGCGAGCCAGTCGCGCGCGCCATGGCCACGGGGGCCCGCCTGCGCTTCGGCACGAATATCGGGATCGGCATCACCGGAATCGCCGGCCCCGACGGCGGCACTCCGGAGAAGCCCGTGGGTACCGTTTGGGTGGCGATCGACCTCGATGGCGAGGTCCGTGCAGTACGTGCCATCCTGCCGGGCGACCGCTCGGAAATCCGGTATCGGGCAGCGCAATTAGCGCTCGATCGTCTGCGTCGCGCGTTCGAACGCGACCAGGATCCCGTGGGATGGACGGCCCGGGGCTGA
- a CDS encoding dicarboxylate/amino acid:cation symporter has protein sequence MSAAHGSSDTPRRNPLRSQAVQVTLGLLVGLALGMWLSHEASPSAFTRGLIAVLDVVGTAWINAVRMTVIPLVVPLLIVGVAGGGDTSMTGRVGAKAFGWMLGLAIACAIFSALVAPPWFGTLVLDPEATARLRATATIDIPPADALSLRTWILGLIPLNPIKAAADGTLLPVVLFTLLYAFALGKVSDGPRAAQLAFFRGMADTMLVVVRWMLAIAPIGILALATVLGQKLGTSVLGAIGFYFMVVIVLHLIATAALYGVMGVTRRVPLRDFARALIPSQVVGMGTRSSLASLPAMVKGATDVLHLPATATGFVLPLCASVFKLTSAIYWVVGALFVAKLYGVDLPVSSIALVAASSVVLNFSTPGIPSGGMLLQVPLYTSIGLPVEGIGIMIALDTLPDMFKTLLNVTADMLVAVMTVPAGELTARAE, from the coding sequence ATGTCCGCTGCTCACGGTTCTTCCGACACTCCCCGCCGCAATCCGCTGAGATCGCAGGCCGTTCAGGTCACGCTTGGCCTGTTGGTGGGCCTCGCGCTCGGCATGTGGCTCTCGCACGAAGCGTCGCCGTCCGCCTTCACGCGCGGACTGATCGCCGTACTGGACGTCGTCGGCACCGCGTGGATCAACGCGGTGCGCATGACGGTGATTCCGCTGGTGGTGCCGCTCCTGATCGTGGGCGTCGCGGGTGGCGGCGATACCAGCATGACGGGCCGCGTGGGCGCCAAAGCCTTCGGCTGGATGCTTGGACTCGCGATCGCGTGCGCGATTTTCTCCGCGCTGGTTGCACCGCCCTGGTTCGGTACGCTGGTACTCGATCCCGAGGCCACCGCGCGACTGCGCGCGACGGCGACGATCGACATTCCGCCCGCCGACGCACTGTCGCTGCGCACGTGGATTCTTGGATTGATTCCGCTCAATCCCATCAAGGCCGCCGCCGACGGCACGTTGCTCCCTGTCGTGTTGTTCACGCTGCTCTACGCGTTCGCGCTGGGCAAAGTGAGCGACGGACCACGCGCGGCCCAGCTGGCGTTCTTTCGCGGTATGGCCGACACCATGCTGGTCGTCGTGCGATGGATGCTGGCCATCGCGCCGATCGGCATTCTTGCCTTGGCCACCGTCCTCGGACAGAAGCTCGGCACGTCGGTGCTCGGTGCTATCGGCTTCTACTTCATGGTGGTGATCGTGCTGCATCTGATCGCCACGGCGGCGCTCTATGGCGTCATGGGCGTTACGCGACGCGTGCCACTGCGCGATTTTGCCCGCGCGCTGATCCCGTCGCAGGTGGTCGGCATGGGTACGCGCAGTTCACTCGCGTCCTTGCCGGCAATGGTGAAAGGCGCGACCGATGTGCTGCACTTACCGGCTACCGCCACCGGCTTCGTACTGCCGTTGTGTGCCTCGGTGTTCAAACTCACGAGTGCGATCTACTGGGTCGTCGGCGCGCTCTTCGTGGCCAAGCTGTACGGCGTCGATCTGCCCGTGTCGAGCATCGCGCTGGTAGCCGCCAGTAGCGTGGTGCTCAACTTCAGTACGCCCGGCATCCCGAGCGGGGGCATGCTGCTGCAGGTGCCGCTCTACACCAGCATCGGCCTACCGGTGGAAGGCATTGGCATCATGATCGCGCTCGACACGCTGCCCGACATGTTCAAGACGCTGCTGAACGTCACCGCCGACATGCTGGTCGCCGTGATGACGGTGCCGGCGGGCGAGCTTACGGCGAGGGCGGAGTGA
- a CDS encoding CDP-alcohol phosphatidyltransferase family protein: MNLPNAITLGRIALTPLIAWLPFTTSWTARLIAFLLFTIAAVTDYWDGHLARSRNLVTDLGRLLDPLADKLLLVATLIPMYWLQRHYTLLVPDGTMPQPTPLLFQTPFGAVSLPLWIVLVVLGREAFMTVFRQVAARRGLVISAIGPAKWKTTFQSLWLGAAYFWFFAATLAAREGWEGDSAWKAFAYFNGFVGVTSMIGALVLTVWSLWLYLRRYGKQVARLA, translated from the coding sequence GTGAACCTTCCGAACGCAATCACGCTGGGCCGCATCGCCCTGACGCCGCTGATTGCGTGGTTGCCGTTCACCACGTCGTGGACCGCGCGTCTGATCGCGTTTCTGCTGTTCACGATCGCCGCCGTCACCGACTACTGGGACGGCCATCTCGCCCGGTCGCGCAATCTCGTGACCGACCTCGGGCGCCTCCTCGATCCGCTCGCCGACAAGCTGCTGCTCGTGGCCACGCTGATCCCGATGTACTGGCTGCAGAGGCACTACACGCTGCTGGTGCCTGACGGCACGATGCCGCAGCCCACGCCACTGCTGTTCCAGACGCCGTTCGGCGCCGTGTCCCTGCCGCTCTGGATCGTGCTGGTGGTACTTGGCCGCGAAGCCTTCATGACCGTGTTCCGGCAAGTCGCCGCGCGTCGTGGCCTGGTGATCTCGGCGATCGGCCCCGCCAAGTGGAAGACGACCTTCCAGAGCCTGTGGCTCGGCGCCGCTTATTTCTGGTTCTTCGCCGCCACGCTGGCCGCCCGCGAGGGGTGGGAAGGGGACAGCGCCTGGAAGGCGTTCGCCTACTTCAACGGCTTTGTGGGCGTCACCAGCATGATCGGCGCGCTGGTGCTCACGGTGTGGAGTCTGTGGCTGTATCTGCGCCGCTACGGGAAGCAGGTCGCGCGGCTGGCCTGA